The region TGGAAGTGCAGTCGGTGGCCTTCCTGTGCGTTCTGGAAGGCGAGAACATTGTCGCTGCCATCCGCGAACGTCATCCCGACGCCGACATTGACATGCCATTGGACATTTACCTGCCAGCCACGGCGACCTCCAGTGGCAAGATTCTGTATGCCCACCTGGACCTGCAGCCGCGCAGTTTCGTGGCCTGCACCCAGAGCAGCATTACGACCATGGATGAATGGCGCACCGAAGTTGCGCGGGTCAAGCGGCTGGGATACGCCTACAGCATCGAGGAATGGATTCCCGGGCAGTGCACGCTGGGTGTTCCCTATTACCATGCCGACGGCGTGGTGGCGGCCATCGGCGTACAGATGAGCGCCCAGCGCTACCTGCGCGAGGAAGCGAGCATCCGTCAGCGGGTACTGGATATCGTGCAGGAAGCTGAACTGATGGGTTGAGCCGGAAGCAGGCTCCCGGCGCTGCTTCAGCCCAGGGCCTTGACATCCGCCTGCAAGGACTCCAGCCGGGCGCGCAGTTCGGCGGCGCGGGTCTGGGCGGCGGCCAGACGCACCTGCTCCTGCTCGGTAAAGCGGGTGTAGGGGCTGATCGCATCCCGTAAGCGTGCGTCGGCGCGTTCCTGCTCGCGTTCGTATTCGCGCCGCACGATCTGTTCCAGGGCAGAGCGCAGGTCACTGACCTTCTGACGCAGCTGCCGGTGGGCCTGCAGGCGTTTGTTGGGCAGCACGAACAGCCCCAGGCTGCCCAGCGTCAGGCCAGCCAGGATGCCGCCGGTGAAGTCCAGCGCCGAGGCCCCGATCAATGCGCCGACTCCGGCCCCGATGCCAATTCCCCCGGCCAGGCCGCCTACTGCACCCTTCATGGCGTCCTCAGCGTCACGGGAAAGCTGTCGGCCGAGTTCCTGCTGGGTGGTGTTTTCCAGATGGTCGCGCGCCGAGCCGGCAATGCCCTCCAGCAGCGCACCCCGGTCATAGGAAAAGCGGGTGCGGGCCACCTCGTTGCTGGGCTGGCGGCGGATCAGGAACGCCTGGACATCCTCCCAGAAGTGCAGGTTGGCCTCCACGAAGCGGTCGATCATGTTGCCGAACTGCCGGTCAATGGCTTCCGGCAGGTCACCGACGGCCTCACGCCTGAACTCGTCTTCAATGACACGGCTGTTGATCAGGCCGCGCAGGTTGGAAAAACGCAGTTTGTCGTCGATAAAGCGGTCGGCCCGCACCTCGAATTCGCTCAGCAGCCGCCCTATC is a window of Deinococcus deserti VCD115 DNA encoding:
- a CDS encoding IclR family transcriptional regulator; its protein translation is MLSLQKAANILGAFSAEQPEWGVRALAAHLQVPRATAHAYLAGLTEAGFLRRTPAGKYRLSWHLAEMGAQLTAALPWFPEARALITRLALEVQSVAFLCVLEGENIVAAIRERHPDADIDMPLDIYLPATATSSGKILYAHLDLQPRSFVACTQSSITTMDEWRTEVARVKRLGYAYSIEEWIPGQCTLGVPYYHADGVVAAIGVQMSAQRYLREEASIRQRVLDIVQEAELMG